Proteins encoded within one genomic window of Schaalia sp. HMT-172:
- the sufB gene encoding Fe-S cluster assembly protein SufB, translated as MTQAPASGADDRRMTDDEIIESIGGYEYGWHDSDDYSKDVPTGINEEIVRFISDVKDEPQWMRERRLKALELFERKPMPAWGPDLSHVDFDAFKYYVRPTDRQVNDWEDLPEEIRDTYDRLGIPEAEKARLVSGVAAQYESEVVYQQIQEDLERQGVIFTDTDTGLREYPEIFEEYFGKCVPAGDNKFSALNTAAWSGGSFVYVPKGVHVTIPLQAYFRINTSAMGQFERTLIIADEGSYVHYVEGCTAPIYDENSLHSGVIEIFVKKDARVRYTTIQNWSTNVLNLVTQRAIVEEGGTMEWVDGNMGAAITMKYPACFLMGEHARGETLSIGFAGPGQQQDTGAKMVHMAPHTSSSIVSKSVSRGGGRTSYRGLVQVNARARHSKSNVLCDALLVDKISRTDTYPYVDVRTDDVEMGHEATVTKVSADQLFYLMSRGLDENEAMATIVRGFVEPIAKELPMEYALELNRLIELQMEGSVG; from the coding sequence ATGACGCAGGCACCCGCCTCGGGCGCTGACGACCGTCGTATGACCGATGACGAGATCATCGAGTCCATCGGCGGTTACGAATACGGTTGGCACGATTCCGACGACTATTCGAAGGACGTCCCCACCGGAATTAATGAAGAGATCGTCCGTTTTATCTCGGATGTTAAAGACGAACCGCAGTGGATGAGGGAACGTCGCCTGAAGGCCCTGGAGCTGTTCGAGCGCAAGCCCATGCCGGCCTGGGGTCCCGACCTGTCCCACGTGGACTTCGACGCCTTTAAGTACTATGTGCGTCCCACGGACCGTCAGGTCAACGACTGGGAGGACCTCCCTGAGGAAATCCGCGACACCTACGATCGTCTCGGTATTCCGGAGGCGGAGAAGGCCCGCCTGGTCTCCGGCGTCGCCGCCCAGTATGAGTCCGAGGTCGTCTACCAGCAGATCCAGGAAGACCTGGAGCGCCAGGGCGTCATCTTCACCGACACCGACACGGGCCTGCGCGAGTACCCCGAGATCTTCGAGGAGTACTTCGGCAAGTGCGTGCCCGCCGGCGACAACAAGTTTTCGGCTCTGAACACGGCCGCGTGGTCGGGTGGCTCCTTCGTGTACGTCCCCAAGGGCGTGCACGTGACGATCCCGCTGCAGGCATACTTCCGTATCAACACCTCCGCGATGGGCCAGTTCGAGCGAACGCTCATCATCGCCGACGAGGGCTCCTACGTGCACTACGTCGAGGGCTGCACCGCGCCGATCTACGACGAGAACTCGCTGCACTCGGGCGTCATTGAGATCTTCGTGAAGAAGGATGCTCGCGTTCGCTACACGACGATCCAGAACTGGTCGACGAACGTCCTGAACCTGGTGACCCAGCGTGCCATCGTCGAAGAGGGTGGCACCATGGAGTGGGTCGACGGCAACATGGGTGCCGCAATCACCATGAAGTACCCCGCCTGCTTCCTGATGGGCGAGCACGCCCGCGGCGAGACGCTGTCCATCGGCTTTGCCGGCCCCGGCCAGCAGCAGGACACGGGCGCCAAGATGGTGCACATGGCGCCCCACACCTCGTCCTCCATCGTGTCGAAGTCCGTCTCGCGCGGCGGCGGCCGCACGTCCTACCGCGGCCTCGTCCAGGTCAACGCGCGCGCCCGCCACTCCAAGTCGAACGTGCTGTGCGACGCCCTGCTCGTCGACAAGATCTCGCGCACCGACACGTACCCCTACGTGGACGTGCGCACGGACGACGTCGAGATGGGCCACGAGGCCACCGTGACCAAGGTGAGCGCCGATCAGCTCTTCTACCTCATGAGCCGCGGCCTGGACGAGAACGAGGCCATGGCCACGATCGTGCGCGGCTTCGTCGAGCCGATCGCCAAGGAGCTGCCCATGGAATACGCCCTCGAGCTCAACCGCCTCATTGAACTGCAGATGGAAGGATCCGTCGGCTGA
- the sufD gene encoding Fe-S cluster assembly protein SufD — MTTPNTIVDTMNKAHSHGAHAEKAHPSRADRPTSFNLDDIAVPHGREEDWRFTPMRRIERLFEPANYDAGDAAVAVEAPAPVSVETVARDDKRLGTVLAPGDRTAVVAWNGFEQATVIEIPAEAELDAPVRINVADVEGTRAQHIVIRAAAFSKATVILSHTGSAQAALNQTVEVETGDSADLTVVSLQEWDDTVLHASNQRLALGRDSKLTHIVVTFGGDLVRLCADTDFRGPGAELTMLGIYFVDGGQHLEHRVFVDHSQPKCFSRVTYKGALQGKDAHSVWIGDCLIREAADGTDTYELNRNLVLTEGAKADSVPNLEIENGEIEGAGHASATGRFDDEQLFYLMSRGVPEAEARRLVVRGFFAELINQIGVPEVVDHLMATVEAELAKSRNN; from the coding sequence ATGACGACCCCCAACACTATTGTCGACACCATGAACAAGGCCCACTCGCACGGGGCACACGCCGAGAAGGCGCACCCCTCGCGCGCGGACCGCCCGACCTCGTTCAACCTGGACGACATCGCTGTGCCCCACGGACGTGAGGAAGACTGGCGTTTCACCCCGATGCGTCGCATCGAGCGCCTCTTCGAGCCCGCCAACTACGACGCGGGCGACGCGGCCGTGGCCGTCGAGGCCCCCGCCCCCGTTTCTGTCGAGACCGTCGCGCGCGATGACAAGAGGCTGGGCACCGTCCTGGCTCCCGGCGACCGCACCGCGGTCGTGGCCTGGAACGGCTTCGAGCAGGCCACCGTCATCGAGATCCCGGCCGAGGCCGAGCTTGACGCCCCGGTGCGCATCAACGTCGCAGACGTCGAGGGCACCCGTGCCCAGCACATCGTCATCCGCGCGGCCGCCTTCTCCAAGGCCACCGTGATCCTCTCGCACACCGGCTCCGCCCAAGCCGCCCTCAACCAGACCGTCGAGGTCGAGACCGGCGACAGCGCCGACCTGACCGTCGTGTCGCTGCAGGAATGGGACGACACCGTCCTGCACGCCTCGAACCAGCGCCTGGCCCTGGGCCGCGACTCCAAGCTCACGCACATCGTCGTCACCTTCGGCGGCGACCTTGTGCGCCTGTGCGCGGACACCGACTTCCGTGGCCCCGGCGCCGAGCTGACCATGCTGGGTATCTACTTCGTGGACGGCGGCCAGCACCTCGAGCACCGCGTCTTCGTGGACCACTCCCAGCCCAAGTGCTTCTCGCGCGTCACCTACAAGGGTGCCCTGCAGGGCAAGGACGCGCACTCGGTGTGGATCGGCGACTGCCTGATCCGCGAGGCCGCCGACGGGACGGACACCTACGAGCTGAACCGCAACCTGGTGCTCACCGAGGGCGCCAAGGCCGACTCGGTTCCCAACCTCGAGATTGAAAACGGCGAGATCGAGGGCGCCGGACACGCCTCCGCGACCGGTCGCTTCGACGACGAGCAGCTCTTCTACCTGATGAGCCGCGGCGTCCCCGAGGCCGAGGCCCGCCGCCTCGTCGTGCGCGGCTTCTTTGCCGAACTCATCAATCAGATTGGCGTCCCCGAGGTGGTCGATCATCTCATGGCAACCGTCGAGGCCGAGCTGGCCAAGTCCCGTAACAACTGA
- the sufC gene encoding Fe-S cluster assembly ATPase SufC, producing MSTLRIKDLHVSVETSEGPKEILKGVNLTINSGEIHAIMGPNGSGKSTMAYALAGHPDYEITSGEAWLDDQLITEMSVDERAKAGLFLAMQYPVEVAGVSVSNFLRTAKTAIDGQAPALRSWVKDMKTSMENLRMDPDFAERDVNVGFSGGEKKRLEILQMELLKPSFAVLDETDSGLDVDALRIVSEGVNRVHGETGCGVMLITHYTRILRYIKPSHVHVFVDGHVAAQGGPELADELEENGYDKYLGL from the coding sequence ATGTCGACTCTTCGCATTAAGGATCTGCACGTCTCCGTCGAGACCTCCGAGGGCCCCAAGGAGATCCTCAAGGGCGTCAACCTCACGATCAACTCCGGCGAAATCCATGCCATCATGGGCCCCAACGGCTCCGGTAAGTCCACCATGGCCTACGCGCTGGCCGGTCACCCCGACTACGAGATCACCTCGGGCGAGGCCTGGCTCGATGATCAGCTCATCACCGAGATGAGCGTCGACGAGCGCGCCAAGGCGGGCCTGTTCCTGGCCATGCAGTACCCCGTCGAGGTCGCGGGCGTGTCCGTGTCGAACTTCCTGCGCACCGCTAAGACCGCCATTGACGGTCAGGCTCCCGCCCTGCGTTCGTGGGTCAAGGACATGAAGACCTCTATGGAGAACCTGCGCATGGACCCCGACTTCGCCGAGCGTGACGTCAACGTCGGCTTCTCCGGCGGTGAGAAGAAGCGCCTCGAGATCCTCCAGATGGAGCTCCTCAAGCCCTCGTTCGCCGTCCTCGACGAGACCGACTCCGGCCTCGACGTCGACGCGCTGCGCATCGTCTCCGAGGGCGTCAACCGCGTCCACGGCGAGACAGGCTGCGGCGTCATGCTCATCACGCACTACACCCGCATCCTGCGCTACATCAAGCCGAGTCACGTTCACGTGTTCGTTGACGGTCACGTCGCCGCCCAGGGTGGCCCCGAGCTGGCCGACGAGCTTGAGGAAAACGGCTACGACAAGTACCTGGGACTCTGA
- a CDS encoding SufS family cysteine desulfurase, which translates to MPTDFTAAELDAIRSDFPILGRVGRGGAPIAYLDASATSQKPEAVIDAEATFYRRSNGAVHRGTHLLGDEATDAFESARGTLASFVGARPDEIVWTKNATEAINLVALSMGNASQGMGGALAAPMRVGPGDRIVCTRAEHHANIVPWQQLCERTGAELAWLDLTPDGRIDLDTLSVITPNTRLVAVTHVSNVTGAVSPVAAITAAARAVGALILLDTCQSSAHMPLDLSALDVDFAVFSSHKMLGPTGAGALWGRRSLLEAMPPVLTGGSMIEWVTMEGSTFMAPPERFEAGSQPVAQIAAWSEALRYMSALDMTRVEAHEHTLTRLMLEGISSIEGITVLGPNTDVDRIGVVAFAVDGVHPHDVGQFMDSVDVAVRVGHHCAIPLHTFFQVRSSARASVAPTTTPEEIERLVDGLSKVRAFFGR; encoded by the coding sequence GTGCCCACGGATTTCACTGCCGCCGAGCTCGACGCGATCCGATCGGACTTCCCGATCCTGGGCCGCGTCGGGCGCGGCGGCGCGCCCATTGCGTACCTCGACGCGTCAGCGACCTCGCAAAAGCCCGAGGCCGTCATCGACGCCGAGGCTACCTTCTACCGACGCTCCAACGGTGCGGTCCACAGGGGTACGCACCTGCTGGGTGACGAGGCGACCGACGCCTTCGAGAGCGCGAGGGGCACCCTGGCCTCGTTCGTGGGCGCGCGCCCGGACGAGATCGTGTGGACGAAGAACGCCACCGAGGCCATCAACCTGGTCGCCCTGTCGATGGGCAACGCATCCCAGGGCATGGGCGGGGCACTGGCCGCGCCCATGCGCGTGGGGCCCGGCGACCGCATCGTGTGCACACGGGCCGAGCACCACGCGAACATCGTTCCGTGGCAGCAGCTGTGCGAGCGCACGGGGGCCGAGCTCGCCTGGCTCGACCTGACCCCGGACGGGCGCATCGACCTCGATACCCTCTCGGTCATCACCCCGAACACGAGGCTCGTCGCTGTCACGCACGTCTCCAACGTGACGGGTGCCGTCTCACCGGTCGCCGCGATCACCGCTGCTGCACGCGCGGTGGGGGCGCTCATCCTGCTGGACACCTGCCAGTCGAGCGCTCACATGCCCCTCGACCTGTCCGCCCTTGACGTGGACTTCGCGGTGTTCTCCTCCCACAAGATGCTCGGTCCGACAGGCGCGGGCGCCCTGTGGGGTCGGCGTTCGCTGCTTGAGGCGATGCCCCCCGTCCTGACCGGCGGCTCCATGATCGAGTGGGTGACCATGGAGGGGTCCACCTTCATGGCGCCACCCGAACGCTTCGAGGCAGGCTCTCAGCCCGTCGCGCAGATCGCCGCATGGTCCGAGGCGCTGCGCTACATGTCGGCTCTCGACATGACCCGCGTCGAGGCCCACGAGCACACGCTCACGCGCCTTATGCTGGAGGGTATCTCCTCGATCGAGGGCATCACGGTCCTGGGACCCAACACGGACGTCGACCGCATCGGCGTCGTGGCTTTCGCCGTTGACGGCGTGCACCCCCACGACGTCGGTCAGTTCATGGACTCGGTGGACGTCGCCGTGCGCGTCGGGCACCATTGCGCCATCCCGTTGCACACCTTCTTCCAGGTGCGTTCGTCGGCGCGAGCCTCGGTGGCGCCCACGACCACGCCGGAAGAGATCGAGCGTCTAGTGGATGGCCTGTCGAAGGTGCGAGCCTTCTTCGGCCGGTAG
- the sufU gene encoding Fe-S cluster assembly sulfur transfer protein SufU, translated as MGSLDQLYQQVILDHAREKHGEGDPAGMDATSHQVNPTCGDEVTLGVTMDGQTLASVQWDGDGCSISRASLSMMTDLTQGKSTEEIGRLYRDMEVMMHSRNLGVDDEILDELGDAAALESTSQFANRVKCALLGWYALRDAMAKSGIDISNAGEPAEQ; from the coding sequence ATGGGTAGTCTCGACCAGTTGTATCAGCAGGTGATCTTGGATCATGCGCGCGAAAAGCACGGCGAGGGCGATCCTGCGGGGATGGACGCAACCTCCCACCAGGTGAACCCGACCTGCGGCGACGAGGTGACCCTCGGAGTCACGATGGATGGGCAGACACTCGCTTCCGTACAGTGGGACGGCGACGGCTGCTCGATCTCGCGCGCGTCCCTGTCCATGATGACGGACCTGACCCAGGGCAAGAGCACCGAGGAGATCGGCCGCCTGTACCGGGACATGGAAGTCATGATGCACTCGCGCAACCTGGGCGTCGACGACGAGATCCTCGACGAGCTCGGTGATGCGGCCGCCCTGGAGTCCACGTCCCAGTTCGCCAACCGCGTCAAGTGCGCGCTGCTGGGCTGGTACGCCCTGCGCGACGCGATGGCCAAGTCCGGTATCGACATTTCCAATGCGGGCGAGCCCGCCGAGCAGTAA
- a CDS encoding metal-sulfur cluster assembly factor — translation MSNPMAQSEPVEQRFGAPASNEAEQAPTPTRQIDGTDVVEQGSLAADNVLEALKDVIDPELGINIVDLGLVYGVVIGPENQVRLDMTLTSAACPLTDVIERQAQTILSGVTDEVQINWVWMPPWGPDRITPDGREQLRAIGFNV, via the coding sequence ATGAGTAACCCGATGGCTCAGTCCGAGCCCGTCGAGCAGCGCTTCGGTGCGCCGGCCTCGAACGAGGCCGAGCAGGCGCCTACCCCCACCCGCCAGATCGACGGAACAGACGTCGTCGAGCAGGGGAGCCTGGCCGCCGACAACGTGCTGGAGGCCCTCAAGGATGTCATCGACCCCGAGCTGGGCATCAACATCGTTGACCTTGGTCTCGTGTATGGCGTCGTCATCGGCCCCGAGAATCAGGTGCGCCTCGACATGACGCTGACGTCGGCCGCCTGCCCGCTGACCGACGTGATCGAGCGTCAGGCCCAGACGATCCTGTCGGGCGTGACCGACGAGGTGCAGATCAACTGGGTGTGGATGCCGCCGTGGGGCCCCGACCGCATCACGCCGGACGGGCGCGAGCAACTGCGCGCGATCGGCTTCAACGTCTGA
- a CDS encoding helicase-related protein encodes MPIEMLDNTEGKRLGDSLRAVLDDEAKLSFISAHVSLFAFGELREELERLDSVRVLFNEPTFISDMKGLADAPEFELTRRAQCERERALTDSALELSLHNKLNQRALARACASWLREKVTLRSVRREHMLQHPPTYVIEGSGASPHLFWGQGATFTLEGLGVERRPDTLTMITHCAGDEAKAQVEFLMAQFESVWADDAKTCDVTEQIASKIEALYTDNSPEFIYFLTLYHIFRRFLQENQDHNPREDTGFFESVIWGKLYDFQKDAVIGAIRKLEKYNGCIIADSVGLGKTFEALAVIKYYQQLNKNVLVLCPKRLRENWTLWTQASDERNPLAKDRFAYKVLNHTDLSRRRGKSGDTDLEHLQWGTFDLVVIDESHNFRNRSATAASTNRYTRLMNEVIRANGRTKVLMLSATPINNRLTDLRNQIELITEGRDDYLEKTDGITSIDSVMRLAQKRFNLWCSQAHGRHTTQSFAEYVNADYFRLLDALTIARSRKHIAKYYGTQTGSFPARLAPRNVQVPIDERGELPPIGALYDMISDLTFAQYQLLSYVREDARPTYEANYREGFGNDFGSELHRTNAVAVLMRVNLLKRMESSVSAFRSTLGRVRSSCADILDRLAALDARDINDALACVDALYGTEGLDDGLDDRDAEIFEIGAQIRVDLRDVDRGALSADLSRDIEILDELIGYAREVTPDRDAKLGALRTLIAEKTGAGQINPGNRKILIFSAFADTATYLYDQLAPELLRTHGLTCAQVTGTRNRVAGKRRASGGFEDILGRFSPRSKETIGRAQREGEIDIVVATDCISEGQNLQDCDCVINYDVHWNPVRIVQRFGRVDRLGSTNKHIQMVTFWPDVDLESYIKLESRVKARMALGDASASGEENLLTPSEDMNDLEYRSDQLRALRSETLDLEDMRRGMSITDFALDDYRIELERYMNANPGVLEGAATGLHAVVSIPDDLRAQVSPGVVFCLQQRDGTHDANRAHAPLSLIYVPRDATGAPTLSHPTCSLDLLRRLCEGHREPLEALCAQFDRATRDGEDMSEYTALLSQGVAAAIRQGEEATLESLFTPGAIAQGASSEADFSLVSFVVLL; translated from the coding sequence ATGCCCATAGAGATGCTCGACAACACCGAGGGCAAACGCTTGGGAGACTCCCTGCGGGCCGTCCTCGACGACGAGGCGAAACTGTCGTTCATCAGCGCGCACGTCAGCTTGTTCGCCTTTGGAGAGTTACGGGAAGAACTTGAACGCTTGGATTCCGTGCGCGTGCTGTTCAACGAACCAACCTTTATATCGGACATGAAAGGGCTCGCCGATGCTCCGGAGTTCGAGCTCACGCGACGTGCGCAGTGCGAGAGAGAAAGAGCGCTCACTGACTCGGCCCTGGAACTGTCGTTGCACAACAAGCTCAACCAGCGCGCTCTCGCGCGGGCGTGTGCATCCTGGCTGAGGGAGAAGGTTACGCTGCGCTCCGTGCGGCGCGAGCACATGCTCCAGCATCCGCCGACCTACGTCATCGAAGGCTCTGGCGCGAGTCCCCATTTGTTTTGGGGACAGGGCGCCACCTTCACCCTGGAGGGACTGGGAGTTGAACGCCGCCCGGACACGCTGACGATGATCACCCATTGTGCGGGGGATGAGGCCAAGGCACAGGTCGAATTCCTCATGGCGCAATTTGAGTCCGTGTGGGCCGACGACGCTAAGACCTGCGACGTCACCGAGCAGATCGCTTCGAAGATCGAGGCGCTGTACACTGACAATTCCCCCGAGTTCATCTATTTCCTGACCCTCTACCACATCTTCCGGCGTTTCCTCCAGGAGAACCAGGACCACAATCCGCGTGAAGACACCGGCTTTTTCGAGTCGGTGATCTGGGGCAAGCTGTACGATTTCCAGAAGGACGCCGTCATTGGGGCGATTCGTAAGTTGGAAAAGTACAACGGTTGCATCATCGCCGACAGCGTCGGCCTGGGCAAGACGTTCGAAGCACTCGCCGTCATCAAGTACTACCAGCAGCTCAACAAGAACGTCCTGGTCCTGTGCCCCAAGCGCCTGCGTGAGAACTGGACGCTATGGACGCAGGCGAGTGATGAACGTAACCCGCTGGCGAAGGACCGATTCGCCTACAAGGTGCTGAACCACACGGACCTGTCGCGCCGCCGTGGGAAGAGCGGGGACACCGACCTGGAACACCTGCAGTGGGGGACATTCGATCTGGTGGTCATCGACGAGAGCCACAACTTCCGCAACAGGAGCGCGACAGCGGCGAGCACGAATCGTTACACGCGGCTGATGAACGAGGTGATCCGGGCCAACGGACGCACGAAGGTGCTCATGCTGTCGGCGACCCCGATCAACAATCGCCTCACCGACCTGCGTAACCAAATCGAGCTCATCACGGAGGGGCGCGATGACTACCTCGAGAAGACCGACGGCATCACGTCCATTGACTCGGTGATGCGGCTGGCACAAAAACGCTTCAATCTGTGGTGTTCTCAGGCACATGGACGTCACACGACCCAGAGCTTCGCCGAGTACGTTAACGCTGACTATTTCCGGCTTCTCGATGCGCTGACAATTGCGCGTAGCCGAAAGCACATAGCGAAATACTACGGCACGCAGACGGGCTCGTTCCCCGCCCGCCTCGCTCCACGCAACGTCCAGGTGCCCATCGACGAACGCGGCGAGCTGCCTCCTATCGGGGCGCTATACGACATGATCAGCGACCTGACGTTCGCCCAGTATCAGCTTCTGTCTTATGTGCGCGAGGACGCTCGGCCGACCTACGAGGCCAACTACCGCGAGGGCTTCGGCAACGACTTCGGCAGTGAATTGCATCGGACAAACGCGGTTGCCGTGCTCATGCGTGTCAACCTCCTCAAACGCATGGAGTCCTCCGTGAGCGCCTTCCGTTCGACGCTGGGCCGCGTGCGTAGCTCCTGCGCCGACATCCTGGATCGACTCGCGGCGCTTGACGCGCGCGATATCAACGATGCTCTCGCTTGCGTCGACGCGCTCTACGGGACCGAGGGGCTCGATGACGGCCTCGATGACCGCGATGCCGAAATATTCGAGATCGGGGCCCAGATTCGCGTCGACCTGCGCGACGTGGATCGCGGCGCTTTGTCCGCGGACCTGTCACGCGACATCGAGATCCTCGACGAGCTCATCGGTTACGCCCGCGAGGTGACCCCCGATCGGGATGCCAAGCTCGGCGCGTTGAGGACACTGATCGCGGAGAAGACCGGAGCTGGACAGATCAATCCGGGTAACAGAAAAATACTCATTTTCAGCGCCTTCGCTGACACCGCGACCTACCTGTACGACCAGTTGGCGCCGGAACTGCTCCGGACCCATGGCCTGACGTGCGCCCAGGTGACGGGCACCCGCAACCGCGTCGCTGGGAAGCGGCGGGCGAGCGGTGGCTTCGAGGATATCCTCGGCCGTTTCTCGCCGCGTTCGAAGGAAACCATTGGACGTGCGCAGCGGGAGGGCGAGATCGATATTGTTGTCGCAACGGATTGCATTTCGGAGGGGCAGAACCTCCAGGACTGCGATTGCGTGATCAATTACGACGTGCACTGGAACCCGGTGCGCATCGTGCAGCGCTTTGGCCGCGTCGACCGCCTGGGTTCGACGAATAAGCACATTCAGATGGTGACCTTCTGGCCGGACGTCGACCTGGAGTCCTACATCAAGCTTGAGTCGCGTGTGAAGGCACGCATGGCTCTGGGCGATGCGAGCGCCTCCGGTGAGGAGAATCTGCTCACCCCCTCGGAGGACATGAACGACCTGGAGTATCGCTCGGATCAGTTGCGTGCCCTGCGCAGCGAGACCCTCGACCTCGAAGACATGCGGCGAGGAATGTCGATCACTGATTTTGCGTTGGACGATTACCGGATCGAGCTGGAGCGCTACATGAACGCGAACCCGGGCGTGTTGGAAGGCGCAGCGACGGGCTTGCACGCGGTCGTGTCAATCCCGGACGACCTGCGCGCTCAGGTGAGTCCGGGAGTGGTTTTCTGCCTTCAACAGCGTGACGGCACCCATGATGCCAACCGTGCACACGCCCCGCTCTCTCTGATTTACGTGCCGCGGGACGCGACGGGCGCACCGACACTGTCCCATCCAACGTGTTCCCTGGACCTGCTCAGGCGGCTGTGCGAGGGACACCGTGAGCCACTGGAAGCCCTGTGCGCGCAATTCGATCGAGCGACACGTGATGGTGAGGACATGAGCGAGTACACGGCTTTGCTGAGCCAGGGAGTCGCAGCGGCGATCAGGCAGGGAGAAGAGGCAACCCTCGAATCGCTGTTCACACCCGGAGCGATTGCCCAGGGGGCCTCGTCAGAAGCTGACTTCTCACTGGTAAGCTTTGTGGTGCTCCTGTGA
- a CDS encoding DUF4391 domain-containing protein codes for MSSIDWVSTLAMPPCVRRFERTIPVHVLAREADLTRTQREGLGKIEALTLLGVAQEITTSIPATPATDRRIDAVLFVRASLGNTRALESTATVVHACFPHPSVLILENARGDVCLSAALTSRRKRATGFAVNAMEADSDIGSWRRTEQGKAFLSSLAFETLDQRSLAHLTQDIMARIRLARVARLVGFYPDPGLCRSPDVVAVIERLLECQGRQDRLRARWKAHGTTQRERLRLRIPLSEAIDQTKAAVDELTRRCGR; via the coding sequence GTGAGTTCCATCGATTGGGTGTCGACACTGGCCATGCCGCCTTGCGTCCGCCGCTTCGAGCGCACGATTCCTGTCCACGTGCTGGCGCGCGAGGCGGATCTGACGCGCACGCAGCGCGAGGGTCTGGGCAAGATTGAGGCGCTGACTCTTCTGGGAGTCGCACAGGAGATCACGACGAGCATTCCCGCCACTCCAGCGACGGATCGTCGTATCGACGCGGTCTTGTTCGTGCGGGCCTCCCTCGGCAACACGCGGGCGCTCGAGTCAACTGCCACCGTGGTGCACGCCTGCTTCCCGCATCCATCGGTCCTGATCCTGGAGAACGCCCGTGGCGACGTCTGCCTGTCGGCAGCGCTCACGTCGCGTCGCAAGCGTGCGACAGGGTTCGCCGTCAACGCCATGGAGGCGGACAGTGACATCGGTTCGTGGCGGCGGACCGAGCAGGGGAAGGCGTTCCTGTCCTCGTTGGCTTTCGAGACCCTTGATCAGCGTTCGCTGGCTCATCTGACCCAGGACATCATGGCCAGAATCCGTTTGGCTCGCGTCGCTCGTCTTGTTGGCTTCTATCCGGATCCGGGTCTATGCCGGAGCCCGGATGTGGTGGCTGTGATCGAGCGTTTGCTTGAGTGTCAGGGCAGGCAGGATCGACTGCGCGCCCGGTGGAAGGCACACGGGACCACGCAGCGTGAACGCCTGCGGCTACGAATTCCTCTCAGCGAGGCGATCGACCAGACGAAGGCAGCGGTCGATGAGCTGACGCGACGTTGCGGCCGTTGA